In the genome of Cydia strobilella chromosome Z, ilCydStro3.1, whole genome shotgun sequence, one region contains:
- the LOC134754293 gene encoding uncharacterized protein LOC134754293 translates to MLNTTLISYNCKNVKRSIDGVRQLCKFGDIIALQTWLLESDLGFLTTVHDDFGSTWTSAVDAAAGILRGRPHGGVALLWRKSVFQCVSVIPCASPRISAIRATTNDRPILVISVYMPTDKLENMIEFSDCLSSISAIIDDSDAESVFILGDFNAHPGERFHNELVNFAVEQDWVCADLDILKSSGAFTFVSEAHGCRRWLDHCIVTKAALPCVTDVHVKYDVLWSDHFPLIVKCNRDLITTKITVNNLELNKIKWSERNDYQISDYLKICTSKLKQIDFPVECQVCCGSYCGNMSHRHLIDKLYKETIGILCHAAAVTHIASKSVGRRRLAGWNKHVSEAHRYAKLKFANWEWHGKPHTCSVYSEMIEARKVFKGRLQWCQKHQGQIKIDRLTSHHSSGDFASFWKATNKLNPRGGVPVSVDGISNPREIADLFKRNFTLTSPLGPACRAFDAESQKGELSVFIYAKDISKAIKNMTKGKSPGHDGLSIEHLRHAGPHLPRVLSLLFNLCLSHSYLPPDLLETRSARGARY, encoded by the coding sequence atgctTAATACAACATTAATCTCCTATAATTGTAAGAACGTTAAGAGATCTATAGATGGGGTTAGACAACTATGCAAGTTTGGGGATATCATTGCGCTTCAGACTTGGTTGCTAGAATCGGATCTAGGGTTCCTGACGACTGTGCACGACGACTTCGGCAGCACCTGGACGTCCGCCGTCGACGCGGCCGCCGGAATACTGCGAGGGAGGCCTCACGGAGGAGTGGCGCTGCTATGGCGGAAGTCTGTATTCCAATGCGTGTCTGTGATACCGTGTGCTAGTCCCAGAATTTCTGCAATACGTGCTACGACCAATGATAGGCCTATTCTAGTTATTAGTGTTTATATGCCTACTGATAAGTTAGAAAATATGATAGAATTTAGTGACTGTTTGAGTTCTATTAGTGCTATTATAGACGATAGTGACGCAGAATCGGTATTTATTCTCGGAGACTTCAATGCACACCCTGGAGAGCGGTTTCACAATGAGCTCGTAAACTTTGCCGTGGAGCAGGACTGGGTATGTGCCGACTTAGACATATTGAAGTCCTCGGGAGCATTTACTTTTGTGAGCGAGGCGCACGGCTGCAGGCGATGGCTTGATCATTGTATTGTTACGAAAGCCGCATTACCGTGTGTCACTGATGTCCATGTTAAGTATGATGTCCTCTGGTCTGACCATTTTCCGCTCATAGTTAAGTGTAACCGGGATTTAATAACTACGAAAATAACTGTTAATAATTTGgagctaaataaaataaaatggagtGAGAGAAACGATTACCAAATAAGCGACTATCTTAAAATATGTACTTCTAAGCTTAAACAGATCGATTTTCCAGTCGAGTGTCAAGTTTGCTGTGGGAGTTACTGTGGCAATATGTCCCATAGGCATTTAATTGACAAACTTTATAAGGAGACAATCGGGATCCTATGTCATGCTGCCGCAGTGACGCACATAGCTAGCAAGAGTGTGGGGAGGCGCCGGTTGGCTGGCTGGAACAAGCACGTGAGCGAGGCTCACAGGTACGCGAAGCTTAAATTTGCAAATTGGGAGTGGCACGGAAAACCTCACACATGCTCGGTTTACTCCGAAATGATagaggctcgtaaagtttttaAAGGAAGACTACAGTGGTGTCAGAAACACCAGGGCCAAATCAAAATTGACCGATTGACGTCGCATCATTCTAGCGGTGACTTTGCGAGCTTCTGGAAAGCTACGAACAAACTAAACCCTAGGGGCGGCGTACCTGTGAGTGTTGATGGTATTTCTAATCCCAGGGAAATAGCAGACTTGTTCAAGCGCAATTTTACACTTACTTCTCCCTTGGGTCCTGCGTGTAGGGCTTTCGATGCTGAGTCGCAGAAAGGTGAGTTGTCTGTTTTTATCTATGCTAAAGATATTTCTAAAGCGATTAAAAACATGACAAAAGGTAAGTCACCTGGACACGACGGTTTAAGCATCGAACACCTGAGGCACGCGGGCCCTCATCTACCGCGTGTGCTGTCTCTGCTGTTCAACCTGTGCCTTAGCCACTCTTATCTGCCGCCTGATTTGTTGGAGACTCGTTCTGCCCGTGGTGCCCGTTATTAA